In a single window of the Zea mays cultivar B73 chromosome 5, Zm-B73-REFERENCE-NAM-5.0, whole genome shotgun sequence genome:
- the LOC100274706 gene encoding ATP-dependent DNA helicase Q-like 4A isoform X2: MQANKPPKVNWPHHENAVQGYSSRDDFLSSSFLFSLPTQRPNPEARERMLSLRSSACKIQGPERLQAPLIEKAWRSLCNTQAACKSYLRPGLSAKARDCDRGHARTYGEGSYNTNKMSTVPGNRILSMESTGQPSERVSLQNNSSHQTVGICSSMRSHQNNHVVQEDMRATNQYNFARTNAALHQSMAADNMCSYDKFDAMDDDILATIDVDQIVMEHYQATNAPRGSASHNMSTPPGNKCSVNGMDEANLPRELSELCNHQCKLAFCREAMTHLQEMKDELLAVANELLDDDGELNPQHSQELHKRRLHLKKLVQLLEDHMTRSAQDEERQISHSMASTTSTQQHLPPMTPGSTFTMDSNRFQSQVYVGNGPRDSDLCYSPAPYSCSDNLSTPLNSVWKSYTPKVIDINYTEGSGDRKWSSTNFPWTKELEAKNRNKFGNHSFRPNQREIINATMSGHDVFVLMPTGGGKSLTYQLPALISSGLTLVVCPLVSLIQDQIMHLSQANIPATYLSGNLDWSEQQEIMKDLMSCRYKLLYVTPEKIAKSGALSRLLDNLNSQGHLSRIVIDEAHCVSQWGHDFRPDYKSLGVLKQNFPKTPVLALTATATARVKEDVVQALALENCIVFKQSFNRANLRYYLRPKTKKCVEDIDLFIRTNHSKECGIIYCLSRMDCEKVAEKLRDCGHKVSHYHGSMDPMDRTHIQKLWSKDKINIICATVAFGMGINKPDVRFVIHHSLPKSIEGYHQECGRAGRDGQPSSCVLYYQYSDYIRVRHMITQGVTEQTGAPRDLSSHEQALKTHKDNLLRMVSYCENDVDCRRLLQLIHFGEKFDPSLCARTCDNCLKESGWVEKDVTNIARQLVELVTRTGHSHSSTYILEVYRGSMSQNVKKQRHDALALHGAGRHLAKGEAARIMRHLVTEEILNEDVKKSDMYGSISSVLKVNHLKASGLLSGKHNIVLKFPASDKASKMRNLDASLLPQTNKNVQQQSEVDVKLASMLYEALLSLREQIMEECNEGFNAYHIFKHVEGNEYPSTENKRRAFGYKRPRQDKGQEVRGPLACNHRGLPQQTPKSKEKQRRRWRRQRALRCGKEAKGLHRHLCSELRRL, encoded by the exons ATGCAAGCTAATAAACCACCAAAGGTCAATTGGCCGCACCACGAAAACGCTGTCCAAGGCTACTCTAGCAGAGACGACTTTCTGAGTTCAAGCTTTCTCTTCTCCTTGCCGACACAGAGGCCGAACCCTGAAGCTCGTGAGAGGATGCTTTCGCTAAG GTCTTCTGCCTGTAAAATTCAAGGCCCAGAGCGTCTTCAGGCTCCGTTGATCGAGAAG GCCTGGCGTTCCCTATGCAACACTCAGGCTGCCTGCAAGAGCTATTTAAGACCTGGTTTATCTGCAAAAGCGAGAGACTGTGATAGAGGTCATGCTCGTACCTATGGAGAAGGCTCATACAACACCAACAAAATGTCTACTGTGCCAGGAAACAGGATTCTTTCCATGGAAAGCACAGGCCAACCCAGTGAAAGAGTTTCTCTGCAGAACAACAGCAGCCATCAAACAGTTGGCATCTGCTCCTCTATGAGAAGTCACCAGAACAACCATGTTGTGCAGGAAGATATGAGAGCAacaaatcaatacaattttgcaaGAACAAACGCTGCATTACACCAATCTATGGCTGCTGATAACATGTGCTCTTATGATAAATTTGATGCCATGGATGATGATATTCTAGCG ACTATTGACGTGGACCAAATAGTTATGGAACATTATCAAGCAACAAATGCACCCAGAGGATCAGCATCCCATAACATGTCAACTCCACCAGGAAACAAGTGTAGCGTCAATGGCATGGATGAGGCTAATTTACCACGAGAACTATCTGAATTATGTAACCATCAATGCAAG CTAGCTTTTTGCAGAGAGGCAATGACTCATCTGCAGGAGATGAAGGATGAGCTGCTTGCAGTAGCCAATGAGCTTCTTGATGATGATGGTGAACTCAATCCTCAACATTCACAAGAACTTCATAAAAGACG ATTGCATCTTAAAAAACTGGTTCAGCTACTTGAGGACCATATGACAAGGTCAgcccaagatgaggagagacAAATATCACACTCTATGGCATCCACAACATCTACACAGCAGCATCTGCCACCTATGACCCCAGGAAGCACTTTTACAATGGATAGCAATAGATTCCAATCTCAGGTTTACGTTGGAAATGGACCTAGGGATAGTGATTTATGCTATTCTCCTGCCCCATATTCCTGTTCAGATAATTTAAGCACACCATTAAATTCTGTATGGAAGAGCTATACCCCAAAGGTTATCGATATTAACTACACTGAAGGATCTGGTGATAGAAAGTGGAGTAGTACAAATTTCCCATGGACTAAGGAACTTGAG GCCAAGAACAGAAATAAGTTTGGAAACCATTCTTTCCGCCCCAACCAACGAGAAATAATCAATGCCACAATGAGTGGGCATGATGTTTTTGTTTTGATGCCAACTGGTGGTGGGAAAAGTTTGACATATCAG CTTCCAGCACTTATAAGTTCTGGCTTAACATTAGTAGTTTGCCCTCTTGTCTCACTGATCCAAGACCAGATCATGCACTTGTCACAG GCTAATATTCCTGCAACTTATTTGAGTGGCAACTTGGACTGGTCTGAACAGCAAGAGATAATGAAAGATTTAATGTCATGCCGCTACAAGTTGCTATACGTCACTCCAGAGAAAATAGCTAA GAGTGGTGCTTTATCGAGACTATTGGACAATTTAAATTCACAAGGGCACCTTTCTAGAATTGTTATTGATGAAGCTCATTGTGTAAGCCAGTGGGGTCATGACTTCCGTCCTGATTACAAG AGCTTAGGTGTTCTAAAACAAAACTTCCCCAAGACACCAGTCCTGGCCTTGACTGCAACAGCAACTGCTAGGGTTAAGGAAGATGTCGTGCAAGCTTTAGCCCTTGAAAACTGCATTGTTTTCAAACAAAGTTTTAATCGTGCAAATCTGAG GTACTACTTAAGACCCAAGACAAAGAAATGCGTTGAGGACATTGATTTATTTATCCGCACAAATCATTCTAAAGAATGTGGCATTATATATTGCCTTTCAAGAATGGATTGTGAAAAAGTGGCAGAAAAACTAAGG GACTGTGGGCACAAAGTATCACACTACCATGGTAGCATGGATCCTATGGATAGAACACATATACAGAAGCTTTGGAGCAAGGATAAGATCAACATAATCTGTGCTACAGTTGCATTTGGGATGG GTATCAATAAACCTGATGTTCGCTTTGTTATTCATCATTCACTGCCCAAGTCAATTGAAGGATATCATCAG GAGTGTGGACGTGCGGGTAGAGATGGGCAACCTTCATCTTGTGTGCTATATTACCAGTATTCTGACTAT ATTCGGGTCCGACATATGATTACACAAGGAGTTACGGAGCAAACAGGAGCACCACGTGATTTATCTTCACATGAGCAAGCACTGAAGACACATAAGGACAATCTCCTGAGGATG GTCAGTTACTGTGAAAATGACGTGGACTGCAGACGCCTACTTCAACTGATCCACTTTGGAGAGAAGTTTGACCCTTCGCTTTGTGCAAGAACATGTGATAATTGCTTGAAAGAGTCAGGATGGGTCGAAAAAGATGTTACCAACATTGCCAGGCAATTG GTTGAGCTAGTCACAAGGACAGGGCACTCACATTCATCTACTTACATTCTTGAAGTTTACAGAGGGTCTATGAGCCAAAAT GTCAAGAAGCAGCGTCATGATGCTTTAGCTCTTCATGGAGCTGGGAGGCATCTAGCTAAAGGTGAGGCAGCAAGGATAATGCGACATTTAGTAACTGAGGAAATACTTAATGAGGATGTGAAAAAGAGCGATATGTATGGATCAATATCATCTGTCCTCAAG GTAAATCATTTGAAAGCTAGTGGTCTTCTCTCTGGCAAGCACAACATCGTCCTGAA GTTTCCTGCTTCTGACAAGGCCTCCAAGATGAGGAATCTTGATGCCTCGTTGCTTCCGCAAACCAACAAGAATGTTCAGCAGCAAAGTGAAGTCGATGTG AAGCTTGCATCAATGCTCTATGAAGCTTTACTTAGCCTTAGAGAACAGATAATGGAGGAGTGTAACGAAGGATTCAATGCGTATCACATATTCAA ACACGTTGAAGGAAATGAGTATCCGAGTACCGAGAACAAAAGAAGAGCTTTTGGATATAAACGGCCTCGGCAA GACAAAGGTCAAGAAGTACGGGGACCGCTTGCTTGCAACCATCGAGGACTTCCTCAGCAAACACCCAAATCCAAGGAGAAACAGCGGCGGAGGTGGCGGCGGCAACGAGCACTCCGATGCGGCAAAGAAGCGAAGGGGCTCCACCGCCATCTCTGCAGCGAGTTACGGCGACTATGA
- the LOC100274706 gene encoding ATP-dependent DNA helicase Q-like 4A isoform X1 has translation MQANKPPKVNWPHHENAVQGYSSRDDFLSSSFLFSLPTQRPNPEARERMLSLRSSACKIQGPERLQAPLIEKAWRSLCNTQAACKSYLRPGLSAKARDCDRGHARTYGEGSYNTNKMSTVPGNRILSMESTGQPSERVSLQNNSSHQTVGICSSMRSHQNNHVVQEDMRATNQYNFARTNAALHQSMAADNMCSYDKFDAMDDDILATIDVDQIVMEHYQATNAPRGSASHNMSTPPGNKCSVNGMDEANLPRELSELCNHQCKLAFCREAMTHLQEMKDELLAVANELLDDDGELNPQHSQELHKRRLHLKKLVQLLEDHMTRSAQDEERQISHSMASTTSTQQHLPPMTPGSTFTMDSNRFQSQVYVGNGPRDSDLCYSPAPYSCSDNLSTPLNSVWKSYTPKVIDINYTEGSGDRKWSSTNFPWTKELEAKNRNKFGNHSFRPNQREIINATMSGHDVFVLMPTGGGKSLTYQLPALISSGLTLVVCPLVSLIQDQIMHLSQANIPATYLSGNLDWSEQQEIMKDLMSCRYKLLYVTPEKIAKSGALSRLLDNLNSQGHLSRIVIDEAHCVSQWGHDFRPDYKSLGVLKQNFPKTPVLALTATATARVKEDVVQALALENCIVFKQSFNRANLRYYLRPKTKKCVEDIDLFIRTNHSKECGIIYCLSRMDCEKVAEKLRDCGHKVSHYHGSMDPMDRTHIQKLWSKDKINIICATVAFGMGINKPDVRFVIHHSLPKSIEGYHQECGRAGRDGQPSSCVLYYQYSDYIRVRHMITQGVTEQTGAPRDLSSHEQALKTHKDNLLRMVSYCENDVDCRRLLQLIHFGEKFDPSLCARTCDNCLKESGWVEKDVTNIARQLVELVTRTGHSHSSTYILEVYRGSMSQNVKKQRHDALALHGAGRHLAKGEAARIMRHLVTEEILNEDVKKSDMYGSISSVLKVNHLKASGLLSGKHNIVLKFPASDKASKMRNLDASLLPQTNKNVQQQSEVDVKLASMLYEALLSLREQIMEECNEGFNAYHIFKTDTLKEMSIRVPRTKEELLDINGLGKTKVKKYGDRLLATIEDFLSKHPNPRRNSGGGGGGNEHSDAAKKRRGSTAISAASYGDYDFDERTGQQSKKRAAKTRTVSAHGPRCTDADLDGPEVVEVDGELRSVRKPVAYGNGRVLPKWAPL, from the exons ATGCAAGCTAATAAACCACCAAAGGTCAATTGGCCGCACCACGAAAACGCTGTCCAAGGCTACTCTAGCAGAGACGACTTTCTGAGTTCAAGCTTTCTCTTCTCCTTGCCGACACAGAGGCCGAACCCTGAAGCTCGTGAGAGGATGCTTTCGCTAAG GTCTTCTGCCTGTAAAATTCAAGGCCCAGAGCGTCTTCAGGCTCCGTTGATCGAGAAG GCCTGGCGTTCCCTATGCAACACTCAGGCTGCCTGCAAGAGCTATTTAAGACCTGGTTTATCTGCAAAAGCGAGAGACTGTGATAGAGGTCATGCTCGTACCTATGGAGAAGGCTCATACAACACCAACAAAATGTCTACTGTGCCAGGAAACAGGATTCTTTCCATGGAAAGCACAGGCCAACCCAGTGAAAGAGTTTCTCTGCAGAACAACAGCAGCCATCAAACAGTTGGCATCTGCTCCTCTATGAGAAGTCACCAGAACAACCATGTTGTGCAGGAAGATATGAGAGCAacaaatcaatacaattttgcaaGAACAAACGCTGCATTACACCAATCTATGGCTGCTGATAACATGTGCTCTTATGATAAATTTGATGCCATGGATGATGATATTCTAGCG ACTATTGACGTGGACCAAATAGTTATGGAACATTATCAAGCAACAAATGCACCCAGAGGATCAGCATCCCATAACATGTCAACTCCACCAGGAAACAAGTGTAGCGTCAATGGCATGGATGAGGCTAATTTACCACGAGAACTATCTGAATTATGTAACCATCAATGCAAG CTAGCTTTTTGCAGAGAGGCAATGACTCATCTGCAGGAGATGAAGGATGAGCTGCTTGCAGTAGCCAATGAGCTTCTTGATGATGATGGTGAACTCAATCCTCAACATTCACAAGAACTTCATAAAAGACG ATTGCATCTTAAAAAACTGGTTCAGCTACTTGAGGACCATATGACAAGGTCAgcccaagatgaggagagacAAATATCACACTCTATGGCATCCACAACATCTACACAGCAGCATCTGCCACCTATGACCCCAGGAAGCACTTTTACAATGGATAGCAATAGATTCCAATCTCAGGTTTACGTTGGAAATGGACCTAGGGATAGTGATTTATGCTATTCTCCTGCCCCATATTCCTGTTCAGATAATTTAAGCACACCATTAAATTCTGTATGGAAGAGCTATACCCCAAAGGTTATCGATATTAACTACACTGAAGGATCTGGTGATAGAAAGTGGAGTAGTACAAATTTCCCATGGACTAAGGAACTTGAG GCCAAGAACAGAAATAAGTTTGGAAACCATTCTTTCCGCCCCAACCAACGAGAAATAATCAATGCCACAATGAGTGGGCATGATGTTTTTGTTTTGATGCCAACTGGTGGTGGGAAAAGTTTGACATATCAG CTTCCAGCACTTATAAGTTCTGGCTTAACATTAGTAGTTTGCCCTCTTGTCTCACTGATCCAAGACCAGATCATGCACTTGTCACAG GCTAATATTCCTGCAACTTATTTGAGTGGCAACTTGGACTGGTCTGAACAGCAAGAGATAATGAAAGATTTAATGTCATGCCGCTACAAGTTGCTATACGTCACTCCAGAGAAAATAGCTAA GAGTGGTGCTTTATCGAGACTATTGGACAATTTAAATTCACAAGGGCACCTTTCTAGAATTGTTATTGATGAAGCTCATTGTGTAAGCCAGTGGGGTCATGACTTCCGTCCTGATTACAAG AGCTTAGGTGTTCTAAAACAAAACTTCCCCAAGACACCAGTCCTGGCCTTGACTGCAACAGCAACTGCTAGGGTTAAGGAAGATGTCGTGCAAGCTTTAGCCCTTGAAAACTGCATTGTTTTCAAACAAAGTTTTAATCGTGCAAATCTGAG GTACTACTTAAGACCCAAGACAAAGAAATGCGTTGAGGACATTGATTTATTTATCCGCACAAATCATTCTAAAGAATGTGGCATTATATATTGCCTTTCAAGAATGGATTGTGAAAAAGTGGCAGAAAAACTAAGG GACTGTGGGCACAAAGTATCACACTACCATGGTAGCATGGATCCTATGGATAGAACACATATACAGAAGCTTTGGAGCAAGGATAAGATCAACATAATCTGTGCTACAGTTGCATTTGGGATGG GTATCAATAAACCTGATGTTCGCTTTGTTATTCATCATTCACTGCCCAAGTCAATTGAAGGATATCATCAG GAGTGTGGACGTGCGGGTAGAGATGGGCAACCTTCATCTTGTGTGCTATATTACCAGTATTCTGACTAT ATTCGGGTCCGACATATGATTACACAAGGAGTTACGGAGCAAACAGGAGCACCACGTGATTTATCTTCACATGAGCAAGCACTGAAGACACATAAGGACAATCTCCTGAGGATG GTCAGTTACTGTGAAAATGACGTGGACTGCAGACGCCTACTTCAACTGATCCACTTTGGAGAGAAGTTTGACCCTTCGCTTTGTGCAAGAACATGTGATAATTGCTTGAAAGAGTCAGGATGGGTCGAAAAAGATGTTACCAACATTGCCAGGCAATTG GTTGAGCTAGTCACAAGGACAGGGCACTCACATTCATCTACTTACATTCTTGAAGTTTACAGAGGGTCTATGAGCCAAAAT GTCAAGAAGCAGCGTCATGATGCTTTAGCTCTTCATGGAGCTGGGAGGCATCTAGCTAAAGGTGAGGCAGCAAGGATAATGCGACATTTAGTAACTGAGGAAATACTTAATGAGGATGTGAAAAAGAGCGATATGTATGGATCAATATCATCTGTCCTCAAG GTAAATCATTTGAAAGCTAGTGGTCTTCTCTCTGGCAAGCACAACATCGTCCTGAA GTTTCCTGCTTCTGACAAGGCCTCCAAGATGAGGAATCTTGATGCCTCGTTGCTTCCGCAAACCAACAAGAATGTTCAGCAGCAAAGTGAAGTCGATGTG AAGCTTGCATCAATGCTCTATGAAGCTTTACTTAGCCTTAGAGAACAGATAATGGAGGAGTGTAACGAAGGATTCAATGCGTATCACATATTCAA AACAGACACGTTGAAGGAAATGAGTATCCGAGTACCGAGAACAAAAGAAGAGCTTTTGGATATAAACGGCCTCGGCAA GACAAAGGTCAAGAAGTACGGGGACCGCTTGCTTGCAACCATCGAGGACTTCCTCAGCAAACACCCAAATCCAAGGAGAAACAGCGGCGGAGGTGGCGGCGGCAACGAGCACTCCGATGCGGCAAAGAAGCGAAGGGGCTCCACCGCCATCTCTGCAGCGAGTTACGGCGACTATGACTTCGACGAACGCACGGGCCAGCAGTCCAAGAAGCGCGCGGCCAAGACGCGAACTGTCTCTGCCCACGGCCCCCGCTGCACGGACGCCGATCTCGATGGGCCTGAGGTGGTGGAGGTGGACGGCGAGCTGCGCAGCGTCCGGAAGCCCGTGGCGTATGGCAATGGCAGGGTTCTTCCCAAGTGGGCACCCCTCTAA